The sequence below is a genomic window from Pseudomonadota bacterium.
ATAGCTGCGGAGGAGATCGCAACTCTCGCGCCGGGATCGAGGATCGAGCGGCGCGGGGACGATATCTACGAGGGGGACAAAAAACTCTCGGTGTCGATCGCCACAACATCCCCGCACTCCTCTCTCATCCACTTCGCGATCAACATCGTGAGCGAGGGCACGCCGGTGCCCACAAAGGGGCTGGCCGAATACGGGATAGGGCCGAAGGGGCTCGCGGATGCGATCCTCGCGCGCTACTGCGAGGAGATCGAATCAATGGCGCACGCGACGACCAAGGTGAGAGAGGTCCGATAGCCCCTCGACCCGAGGACCTGCACTTTTTCTGAATCACTCCTTGGAATACGGATTGCGGACCCGGACGGTGAGCTCGAGCAGGACCGGCTCGCCCGCCAGCCATTCGGCGTAGAGCGGGTGATGATAATCGGGCAGCACCGCGCTCGAGACCAGGGTCGCGGAGAGCGTCTCAGGATCCAGGGAGCCGAACGACTCCAACCCCTCGGCCTCGACGAGGCCGGTCTTGAAGCTGAGCCTGGACATCACGACATCCACGACGGGCCTGGCCTTCGAGGGATCGGAGTCAGGCGCGCCCTGATAGGCGCGGACCCTGAGGTCCACGTTCGAGAGCACGACTTCCGGAAAGGCCTCCCACGAGACCGCCGGGTTAACGCCCGGCATCGCGTCCACGAACACAGTCATCTCCCCGAGCCCTCCGGGCAGGTCCCTCTCGCGGAATATGAGCCTCGGGATCGACTCGGAGAGCACCTCGGCCCCGGGGCCTCGGAGCTCGTAGCATATCTCACCCTCGCCCCAGGCCCGGTACGCGGGCGCCTCGGGCAGGGTGACGAACCGGGCCGCGAGCCCCACCCTCACATCGATCGACCTGTCGCATCCCGGCGCCGCGGACGCCCGTGCGGGGACAAGGGCGATTGCCGCCAGAACCAGCGCTGCGACTGCGGAAGGGATCTGTTTCATGGCTTACCTCCGATCGTTGCGGCCGATGATGTACGGGGAACCGGGAGGCGGCAATATGCAGCGCGTCAGTAAATTCCGTGACTGGTGACTCGTGACTAGTAACTGGCGGTAAATAAAAGGCTTTCCGTATTATTCCGCCAGTCACCAGTCACCAGTCACGAGTTACGAGTCACGAGTTACGGGTTTTCAGACCTTTTCGTCCGGGTCGAAGAGCTTGGCGTACTCGCTCAGCGCGAAGCGGTCGGTCATCCCCGCGATGTAGTCGCACACGCGGCGCTCGGCGCCGCCCTCCTCACGGATGATGCGCTCGAGCGACGGCGGCAGGACCTTCGGGTTATTGAGATAGGTGTTGAAGAGGGCGGCCAGTATCCGGTTCGACTTGTCCGCCATCCTCTCTACCCTGTAGTGGCGGTAGAGGTTCGCGAAGAGAAAATCCTTGAGCTCCCTGGTCGCCGCCCTCATCCCCTCGCTGAACGAGACCAGCGGCTCGGCGGTCGCCCTCACGTCCTCGATCTTCTTGATCGCGAGCCTGGCGAGCCTGGCGTGCGTCTCTCCCTGTATGTCCATGACGAGCAGGTGAATGAGCCTGCGGATGGTCTGGCTCTTGAGGATCTTGGGCAAGATGCCGGGATGGTCCGACTCGACCCTCGAGGCGGTCTCCCTCCACAGGCGGACCCGTTCGAGGTCCTCCATCCTCAGCATCCCCGACTCCAGCCCGTCGTCGAGGTCGTGGTTCATGTAGGCGATCTCGTCCGCCACGTTGACCACCTGCGCCTCGAGCGTGGGGGATCCCGGCGATTCGGTGATCAGACCCTTGAGCTCGGGCGAGTCGTATTCGCTCGCGTGCTTGAGCAGCCCCTCGAGCACCTCGCTGGAGAGGTTGAGGCCCGGGAAGTCGGGATAGCGCCGCTCCAGCAGCGTGACCACCCGATAGCTCTGCCTGTTGTGCTCGAATCCGCCGTGGGCGGCCATGAGCTCGTTGAGGGCTGTCTCGCCCCTGTGTCCGAAAGGCGTGTGGCCCAGATCGTGCGCGAGCGCTATGGCCTCGGCGAGGTCCTCGTTGAGCCTAAGCGTCCGCGCGATCCCCCGCGAGATCTGCGCGACCTCGAGGGTGTGCGTGAGCCGGGTGCGGTAGTAGTCCCCCTCGTGGTTGACGAAGACCTGGGTCTTGTACTCGAGCCTGCGGAACGCCTCGCAGTGGACTATCCGGTCGCGGTCGCGCGCGAAGCAGGTGCGGTACTCGCTCTCCTGCTCCACGTGCCTGCGGCCGCGGCTTGCCATGCTGCGCATGGCGTACCCGGCCAGGTCGCGGTCCTCGCGCTGCTCGTACTCCTCCCTCGTGATCATAAGACCCCCCACTGTCTGTGCATCTGAGGCATGACCCTCACGTCCGGAAACTCCGCGGAGAAGGAGCGCGCGATCGCGAGCAGCCTCTCGCCCGGGACCGCGGCGTCGAACGACGGCGTCTCCGAGGCAGGCTGGAGAAATATCGGAAACGCGCCGCCCGACGACCTGGCTGCGGATATCGCGCGCTCCACGTCGGAGTCGGAGGTGCCGGCGGTCAGGACGACCTTGAGATAGGCATCGCGGCCCGAATCGACCAACGCCCTAAGGAACCTGCCGTGTTCCTCCCATCGCGCAACGCCGCAGGTCGAGGAAGGAAGCTTGATGTCCATGCTCACGATATCCACCCATGGCAGGACGAGCTTGAGCTGCCTCGGCAGAACGCCGTTGGTCTCCAGGAGCACCTTCTTCTTCGAGACCCCGGGCAGCCACTCCGCCAGGAACTCCGCCTGCTCGAGCGGTTCGCCGCCGGTCACGCTCACGTATCCGTCGTCGAATGGAGCGAGGATGTCGGAGAGGGACTCGGCCGAGACCGGATTGGCGCACACTGAGAATCTTCGGGACCGCGGCGGAGTCTCCACGCGGAACTTAAGCCCCACCCGCCTGCTCCCCTCCGTGTCGCAGTATGCGCATCGAAGTGAGCATCCGGCGAAGCGCACGAACGTCATCGGCGTCCCGGCGCACAGCCCCTCGCCCTGCACCGAGCTGAATATCTCCGATATGTGCGCCTGGGTTCCCATCCGCTATCGCCCCCTCGGGCCGGTCTGGGCGATCGCCTCGCGGCCGTAGAGCCTCTGGTAGTTCCAGTAGGAGTTGAGGACCTTCTTCACGTAGAGGTTGGTCTCGGCGTAGGGGATCTCCTCAATCCACGCCTCGATGTCCTTCACGTGGCCGTTTCGCATCCAGCGCTCCACCGCCTCCTCGCCCGCGTTGTACGACGCGATCATGGCCACGGCGTTGCCGCCGAACATCTGAGCGAGCATGCCGAGGTATGTCACGCCGAATGCGATGTTGGTGGCCGGGTCGTAGAGCTCCTCGCGGGAGTTGCCCTCTCCGCCGGAGCCCGCCGCCAGCCGCTGGGCTGTGGTCGGCATGAGCTGCATGAGCCCCACCGCGCCGGCGGGGGAGATCACCCTGGGCCTGAAGTTCGACTCGTTCTTCATCACGGACCACACCAGCAGCGGGTCCACGCCCTCGGCCTGCGAGAGGCTTGCGACCACCGGCTCGTACGCCGCGGGGTGCGTCTGCCTCCA
It includes:
- a CDS encoding 7-carboxy-7-deazaguanine synthase QueE, whose product is MGTQAHISEIFSSVQGEGLCAGTPMTFVRFAGCSLRCAYCDTEGSRRVGLKFRVETPPRSRRFSVCANPVSAESLSDILAPFDDGYVSVTGGEPLEQAEFLAEWLPGVSKKKVLLETNGVLPRQLKLVLPWVDIVSMDIKLPSSTCGVARWEEHGRFLRALVDSGRDAYLKVVLTAGTSDSDVERAISAARSSGGAFPIFLQPASETPSFDAAVPGERLLAIARSFSAEFPDVRVMPQMHRQWGVL
- a CDS encoding DUF366 family protein produces the protein MQRRWIDREIKYDGLQLCSGWVREMTGIAGSAIAGFRGPADVPIGNMVDLEDVAANAPIFSKSMLHFIAEHEDRDLALAVARQRLLVAIAAEEIATLAPGSRIERRGDDIYEGDKKLSVSIATTSPHSSLIHFAINIVSEGTPVPTKGLAEYGIGPKGLADAILARYCEEIESMAHATTKVREVR
- a CDS encoding deoxyguanosinetriphosphate triphosphohydrolase, whose protein sequence is MITREEYEQREDRDLAGYAMRSMASRGRRHVEQESEYRTCFARDRDRIVHCEAFRRLEYKTQVFVNHEGDYYRTRLTHTLEVAQISRGIARTLRLNEDLAEAIALAHDLGHTPFGHRGETALNELMAAHGGFEHNRQSYRVVTLLERRYPDFPGLNLSSEVLEGLLKHASEYDSPELKGLITESPGSPTLEAQVVNVADEIAYMNHDLDDGLESGMLRMEDLERVRLWRETASRVESDHPGILPKILKSQTIRRLIHLLVMDIQGETHARLARLAIKKIEDVRATAEPLVSFSEGMRAATRELKDFLFANLYRHYRVERMADKSNRILAALFNTYLNNPKVLPPSLERIIREEGGAERRVCDYIAGMTDRFALSEYAKLFDPDEKV